The following proteins are co-located in the Haloplanus sp. HW8-1 genome:
- a CDS encoding type IV pilin, translating into MDRRGISPLVGAVLVVVLTLLLASMFAAAAVGMADFGTERELVADLTGGSTVEDTEDAYRSELVWARDDEANEVTSHVVNYSIAPGSDAAGNSLNSLVIEYPDGSADVASVDERAEIEMVGIDGDRDGSVEVDATADVECCPPGDGVIVSDGGNTLTIELSGNHDLEGGDALIVEYEAVENPDAGDDSVTVGVNGEVSDSGTLTIVDG; encoded by the coding sequence ATGGACCGACGGGGCATCTCGCCGCTCGTGGGCGCGGTACTTGTCGTTGTCCTCACCCTGTTGCTGGCGTCGATGTTTGCCGCCGCCGCGGTCGGGATGGCCGATTTCGGGACCGAGCGCGAGTTGGTGGCGGATCTGACGGGAGGCTCTACGGTGGAGGACACGGAAGATGCCTACCGGTCGGAACTCGTCTGGGCACGCGACGACGAGGCAAACGAGGTCACGTCCCACGTGGTGAACTACTCCATCGCACCGGGATCGGACGCCGCAGGCAACTCCCTGAACAGCCTCGTCATCGAGTACCCCGACGGGTCGGCGGACGTGGCGTCGGTCGACGAACGGGCCGAAATCGAGATGGTCGGGATCGACGGGGACCGCGACGGCAGCGTCGAAGTCGACGCGACCGCCGACGTGGAGTGTTGCCCGCCCGGGGACGGCGTGATCGTCTCCGACGGCGGCAACACGCTCACGATCGAACTGTCTGGAAACCACGACCTCGAGGGCGGAGACGCACTCATCGTCGAATACGAGGCCGTCGAGAACCCGGACGCAGGCGACGACTCCGTCACCGTCGGCGTGAACGGGGAGGTGTCCGACTCGGGGACCCTGACCATCGTGGACGGTTAG
- the gatB gene encoding Asp-tRNA(Asn)/Glu-tRNA(Gln) amidotransferase subunit GatB, with product MTAQALQQRDLAVVIGLEVHVQLETDTKIFCGCSTEPADDEEPNTRTCPVCLGLPGALPVLNEAAVEAAVKVGKALDADIAAETRFHRKNYYYPDLPKNFQITQYDAPICADGTLSVSVEGDRREIGIGRAHLEEDPGSLQHEGGNIETADYTLVDYNRAGTPLMEIVTDPDFRGPGEVRAFLAKLEEVLEYLGVFDASRDGSLRIDANISLVPEDEMDDGDADEATLAAANRTEVKNISSHKGAEQALAYEVTRQKNAIERGREVEQETRHWDESRGITVSMRSKEEEKDYRYFREADLPPLQVADWTERIPIPELPDARRERFREAYGLDAESASKLTSTKEVADFFEDVADRFDADLAATWVADDLLGELNYRDMRMTDVEGRLDEFARLIELVDADEITEKNAREVVLRTMLDEGLDPDAVVDREGLGKAGDDAVATAVAEAIEENPEAVEDYHAGEGGALNFLVGQVMSKTGGSADPGTVNGLLRDRLDD from the coding sequence ATGACTGCGCAGGCGCTCCAGCAACGTGATCTCGCGGTCGTCATCGGGCTGGAGGTCCACGTTCAGCTCGAAACCGACACGAAGATCTTCTGCGGCTGTTCGACCGAGCCGGCCGACGACGAGGAGCCGAACACCCGGACCTGTCCGGTCTGTCTCGGGTTGCCCGGCGCGCTCCCCGTCCTCAACGAGGCGGCCGTCGAGGCCGCGGTGAAGGTGGGTAAGGCTCTCGACGCCGATATCGCCGCGGAGACTCGATTCCACCGGAAGAACTACTACTACCCCGACCTCCCCAAGAACTTCCAGATCACCCAGTACGACGCGCCCATCTGTGCCGACGGAACGCTCTCGGTGAGCGTCGAGGGCGACCGCCGGGAGATCGGGATCGGCCGCGCACACCTCGAGGAGGACCCCGGGAGCCTCCAGCACGAGGGCGGCAACATCGAGACGGCCGACTACACGCTGGTCGATTACAACCGTGCGGGGACGCCGCTGATGGAGATCGTCACGGACCCCGACTTTCGCGGCCCCGGCGAGGTCCGTGCCTTCCTCGCGAAACTGGAGGAAGTGCTGGAGTATCTCGGCGTCTTCGACGCCTCCCGTGACGGCAGCCTGCGGATCGACGCCAACATCTCGCTGGTCCCCGAAGACGAGATGGACGACGGCGACGCCGACGAGGCGACGCTCGCGGCTGCCAACCGCACCGAGGTGAAGAACATCTCCAGTCACAAGGGCGCCGAGCAGGCGTTGGCCTACGAGGTGACTCGACAGAAGAACGCGATCGAACGCGGTCGCGAGGTCGAACAGGAGACGCGCCACTGGGACGAGAGCCGCGGCATCACCGTCTCGATGCGCTCGAAGGAGGAGGAGAAGGATTACCGCTACTTCCGCGAGGCGGATCTCCCACCCCTGCAGGTCGCCGACTGGACGGAGCGCATCCCGATTCCGGAACTCCCGGACGCGCGCCGCGAGCGCTTCCGGGAGGCGTACGGCCTCGACGCCGAGTCGGCGTCGAAGCTCACCTCGACCAAGGAGGTCGCGGACTTCTTCGAGGACGTGGCCGACCGGTTCGACGCCGACCTCGCGGCGACGTGGGTGGCTGACGACCTGCTCGGCGAACTCAACTACCGCGACATGCGCATGACGGACGTCGAGGGACGACTCGACGAGTTCGCCCGCCTTATCGAACTCGTCGACGCCGACGAGATCACGGAGAAGAACGCCCGAGAGGTGGTCCTGCGGACGATGCTCGACGAGGGCCTCGATCCCGACGCGGTGGTCGACCGCGAGGGCCTCGGCAAGGCTGGCGACGACGCCGTCGCGACGGCCGTCGCCGAGGCCATCGAGGAGAACCCCGAAGCGGTCGAGGACTACCACGCCGGCGAGGGTGGCGCACTCAATTTCCTCGTCGGGCAGGTCATGAGCAAAACAGGGGGAAGCGCCGATCCCGGTACCGTCAACGGTCTGCTTCGCGATCGTCTCGACGACTGA
- a CDS encoding PASTA domain-containing protein, which translates to MPGDDFRFTTELTSLDVSKLDRAEAREVEGLYRAKEYLVAELRDRVIDVESDRDLLRMRLDRSQAERDRLRSRLDALESDRGTVAPDRLVASLGDALASARDDLSTVDYAIGRIEVDLKANVVGGSDGPQFQLPDLAESVDREALSTLRFDFRPAVGDAQTATYDPIPDVRGRSLDEAREAIRRAGFAVGDVTTEPGDADDVVTDQFPSPRAVAEPGAAVDLTVSERRAVDVPAVIGHGLGDATAALDAAGLAVGEVDAETRDDPADVVIGQSPPAGESVPAGAAVDLTVSAGPATEEDHANEDGNEDERRADVDAETGETHDVGLRDVDGIGPTYADRLRAVGVDDLPSLLASDPAEVADVTRASRSRVEGWFEQAKRLLEGA; encoded by the coding sequence ATGCCCGGCGACGACTTCCGGTTCACGACGGAACTGACCTCCCTCGACGTCTCGAAACTCGACCGTGCCGAGGCCCGCGAAGTGGAGGGGCTGTACCGAGCCAAGGAGTATCTCGTGGCGGAGCTTCGGGACCGGGTTATCGACGTGGAGAGCGACCGTGACCTGCTCCGGATGCGTCTCGACCGCAGCCAGGCGGAGCGCGATCGACTTCGATCGCGACTCGACGCGCTCGAATCCGACCGGGGCACCGTCGCGCCAGACCGGCTGGTCGCGTCGCTCGGCGACGCCCTCGCGAGCGCCCGCGACGACCTCTCGACCGTCGACTACGCCATCGGCCGGATCGAGGTCGACCTGAAGGCGAACGTCGTCGGCGGTTCGGACGGCCCGCAGTTCCAACTTCCCGACCTCGCCGAGTCGGTGGATCGCGAGGCGCTGAGCACGCTCCGGTTCGACTTCCGACCGGCCGTGGGGGACGCGCAGACGGCCACCTACGACCCGATCCCGGACGTGCGCGGCCGGTCGCTGGACGAGGCGCGCGAGGCGATCCGGCGGGCGGGCTTCGCCGTCGGCGACGTGACGACCGAACCCGGCGACGCCGACGACGTGGTGACCGACCAGTTCCCTTCGCCCCGCGCGGTCGCGGAACCGGGGGCGGCGGTCGATCTGACCGTCTCGGAGCGGCGTGCGGTCGACGTCCCCGCGGTGATCGGTCACGGCCTCGGCGACGCCACGGCGGCGCTCGACGCCGCCGGCCTCGCGGTCGGCGAGGTCGACGCCGAGACACGCGACGATCCGGCCGACGTGGTGATCGGCCAGTCGCCGCCCGCGGGCGAGTCGGTCCCGGCGGGGGCCGCCGTCGATCTGACCGTCTCCGCGGGGCCGGCGACCGAGGAGGACCACGCGAACGAGGACGGGAACGAGGACGAACGGCGGGCCGACGTCGACGCCGAGACGGGCGAGACCCACGACGTCGGCCTCCGGGACGTGGACGGCATCGGCCCGACATACGCCGACCGCCTGCGCGCGGTCGGCGTCGACGACCTTCCCTCCCTCCTCGCCAGCGATCCGGCCGAGGTGGCCGACGTGACCCGCGCCTCGCGGAGCCGCGTCGAGGGGTGGTTCGAGCAGGCAAAGCGCCTGCTGGAGGGGGCGTGA
- a CDS encoding DNA topoisomerase I, which produces MKRGPELIVTEKDNAARRIADILSGGSAEAERVNGVNVYKWGGKRCIGLSGHVVGVDFPPEYSDWRDVEPVELVSATVEKRPTQENIVAALRRLARNASRVQIATDYDREGELIGKEAYELVREVNEEAPVDRVRFSSITDREVTEAFADPDDLDFDLAAAGEARQIVDLMWGASLTRFLSLSARQLGDDFISVGRVQGPTLKLIVDREREIDAFDPEDYWELFADLAEDDESFEAQYFYLDDDGNEAERVWDEAQADAVDRTLSAASTATVDEVRRRTRTDDPPAPFNTTQFIRAAGGVGYSAQRAMSIAEDLYTAGYITYPRTDNTVYPEDLDPRELLEALSAGRQFGDDAATLLDAGDITPTEGDEETTDHPPIHPTDELPSPSDLSEDEWEVYELVVRHFLATVADAATWEHLRVVASVAGEDEACSLKANGKRLVDPGYHAVYPYRSASENHVPDVEEGEELAVTATRLEAKQTQPPRRYGQSRLIETMEKMGIGTKATRHDVIQKLYDRGYIEGDPPRPTRLARGVVEASEEFADLIVSEEMTAQLEADMQAIARGEATLSEVTDESREILGRVFDRLEDSREALGDHLRESLKADKTVGPCPESDHDLVIRRSHDGSYFVGCDGYPDCEYTLPLPSTGKPILLDDACGEHGLHDVKMLAGRKTFVHGCPLCAAEAAEEEPDLVVGPCPDCGDDHGGELAVKRLRSGGRLVGCTRYPACDYSLPMPRRGEVELTDDVCAEHDLPGLRITYEESEREPWELGCPICNYREYQARQAGTELEAIDGIGEKTAEKLNDAGIEDVAGLKSAEPDALADEIDGVGEDTVRNWQADAD; this is translated from the coding sequence ATGAAACGCGGCCCCGAACTGATCGTGACGGAGAAGGACAACGCCGCCCGCCGCATCGCGGACATCCTGAGCGGCGGCTCCGCGGAGGCCGAGCGGGTGAACGGCGTCAACGTCTACAAGTGGGGCGGCAAGCGCTGCATCGGCCTGTCGGGTCACGTCGTCGGCGTCGACTTCCCCCCTGAGTACAGCGACTGGCGCGACGTGGAGCCGGTCGAACTCGTGAGCGCGACGGTCGAAAAGCGGCCGACCCAGGAGAACATCGTCGCCGCACTCCGACGGCTGGCGCGAAACGCCTCCCGGGTTCAGATCGCGACCGACTACGACCGCGAGGGCGAACTCATCGGCAAGGAGGCCTACGAACTCGTCCGCGAGGTGAACGAGGAGGCGCCCGTCGACCGGGTGCGCTTCTCCTCGATCACCGACCGCGAGGTGACGGAGGCCTTCGCCGACCCGGACGACCTCGATTTCGACCTCGCGGCCGCCGGCGAGGCGCGTCAGATCGTCGACCTGATGTGGGGGGCGTCGCTCACGCGGTTTCTCTCCCTGTCGGCCCGGCAACTCGGCGACGACTTCATCTCCGTCGGTCGGGTACAGGGTCCGACGCTGAAACTGATCGTCGACCGCGAACGCGAGATCGACGCGTTCGACCCCGAGGACTACTGGGAGCTGTTTGCCGACCTCGCCGAGGACGACGAGTCGTTCGAGGCGCAGTACTTCTACCTCGACGACGACGGCAACGAGGCCGAACGCGTCTGGGACGAGGCGCAGGCCGACGCGGTCGACCGAACTCTCTCGGCGGCGTCGACGGCCACCGTCGACGAGGTCCGCCGACGCACCCGGACCGACGATCCTCCCGCCCCGTTCAACACGACGCAGTTCATCCGCGCCGCGGGCGGTGTCGGCTACTCGGCCCAGCGCGCGATGAGCATCGCCGAGGACCTCTACACGGCGGGGTACATTACCTATCCCCGGACCGACAACACGGTGTACCCCGAGGATCTCGATCCGCGGGAACTGCTGGAGGCGCTGTCGGCCGGCCGGCAGTTCGGCGACGACGCCGCCACCCTGCTCGACGCCGGCGACATCACGCCCACCGAGGGCGACGAGGAGACAACCGACCACCCGCCGATCCACCCGACCGACGAGCTTCCCTCCCCCTCGGATCTCTCCGAGGACGAATGGGAGGTGTACGAACTCGTCGTGCGACACTTCCTCGCCACCGTCGCCGACGCGGCGACCTGGGAGCATCTGCGCGTGGTCGCGAGCGTCGCCGGGGAGGACGAGGCGTGTTCTCTGAAGGCGAACGGCAAGCGTCTGGTCGACCCGGGCTATCACGCGGTCTACCCCTACCGCTCGGCGAGCGAGAACCACGTGCCGGACGTCGAGGAGGGCGAGGAACTCGCGGTGACGGCGACACGGCTGGAGGCCAAGCAGACCCAGCCCCCGCGACGGTACGGCCAGTCCCGCCTCATCGAGACGATGGAGAAGATGGGAATCGGGACGAAGGCGACGCGCCACGACGTGATCCAGAAGCTCTACGATCGGGGGTACATCGAGGGCGATCCGCCACGCCCCACCCGCCTGGCCCGCGGCGTCGTCGAGGCCTCCGAGGAGTTCGCGGACCTCATCGTCAGCGAAGAGATGACGGCGCAACTGGAGGCGGACATGCAGGCCATCGCCCGCGGCGAGGCGACGCTCTCCGAGGTGACCGACGAGTCCCGAGAGATCCTCGGACGCGTCTTCGACCGCCTCGAAGACTCACGGGAGGCGCTCGGCGATCACCTGCGCGAGTCGCTAAAAGCCGACAAGACCGTCGGCCCGTGTCCCGAATCGGATCACGACCTCGTGATCCGACGGAGCCACGACGGCTCGTACTTCGTCGGCTGTGACGGCTACCCCGACTGCGAGTACACCCTCCCGCTCCCCTCCACGGGCAAGCCGATCCTGCTCGATGACGCCTGCGGGGAACACGGCCTGCACGACGTGAAGATGCTCGCCGGCCGCAAGACGTTCGTCCACGGCTGCCCGCTCTGTGCGGCCGAAGCGGCGGAGGAGGAACCGGACCTGGTCGTCGGTCCCTGTCCCGACTGTGGCGACGACCACGGCGGTGAACTTGCGGTCAAGCGCCTCCGTTCGGGTGGTCGGTTGGTCGGATGTACGCGCTATCCCGCCTGCGACTACTCTCTCCCCATGCCCCGCCGGGGCGAGGTCGAACTCACCGACGACGTCTGTGCGGAACACGACCTCCCGGGACTCCGGATCACCTACGAGGAGTCGGAGCGAGAACCCTGGGAACTCGGCTGCCCGATCTGCAACTACCGGGAGTATCAGGCCCGGCAGGCGGGGACGGAACTGGAGGCCATCGACGGCATCGGCGAGAAGACGGCCGAGAAACTGAACGACGCGGGCATCGAGGACGTGGCCGGGCTGAAATCCGCCGAACCGGACGCGCTGGCAGACGAAATCGACGGCGTCGGCGAGGATACGGTCCGCAACTGGCAGGCCGACGCTGACTGA
- a CDS encoding phosphoglycerol geranylgeranyltransferase, which produces MTTPWDEWDHVLKVDPDKDLVAGETFEDVCATGTDAIEIGGTTGMTKGKMETVVDACAKYGVPLYQEPSNPAVVIDDDALDGYLIPTVFNAGDSFWVTGAHKEWVRIENGLDWSRTHTEAYIVLNPDSSVAEYTDADCDQSPDDVAAYAAVAEKLFGQDIVYVEYSGTFGDPEIVDAASDALDEATLFYGGGVGDYDTAHEMGQHADVVVVGDLLHDEGCDAVRETVEGVKDAHADD; this is translated from the coding sequence ATGACCACGCCGTGGGACGAGTGGGACCACGTCCTCAAGGTCGACCCCGACAAGGACCTCGTCGCGGGCGAGACTTTCGAGGACGTCTGTGCCACCGGAACGGACGCCATCGAGATCGGTGGGACGACGGGCATGACCAAAGGGAAGATGGAGACGGTCGTCGACGCCTGCGCGAAGTACGGCGTGCCGCTCTACCAGGAGCCGTCGAACCCGGCCGTCGTCATCGACGACGACGCACTCGACGGCTACCTGATCCCGACGGTGTTCAACGCCGGCGACAGTTTCTGGGTCACCGGTGCCCACAAGGAGTGGGTCCGCATCGAGAACGGTCTCGACTGGAGTCGCACGCATACGGAGGCGTACATCGTCCTCAACCCGGATTCGTCGGTCGCGGAGTACACCGACGCCGACTGCGACCAGTCGCCCGACGACGTGGCCGCCTACGCCGCCGTCGCGGAGAAACTGTTCGGCCAGGATATCGTCTACGTCGAGTACTCGGGGACGTTCGGCGATCCCGAAATCGTCGACGCCGCGAGCGACGCCCTCGACGAGGCGACCCTCTTTTACGGTGGCGGCGTCGGCGACTACGACACCGCCCACGAGATGGGCCAGCATGCCGACGTGGTCGTCGTCGGTGACCTCCTCCACGACGAGGGCTGTGACGCCGTCCGCGAGACCGTCGAGGGCGTCAAAGACGCCCACGCCGACGACTGA
- a CDS encoding mandelate racemase/muconate lactonizing enzyme family protein, whose amino-acid sequence MQITDVRVERIEVPLERPLGVSRDRSMDVRGAAFVVVETDAGITGLGEGVGPESHIVEHIVEEKYAPRLIGEDPLDIERHWQAMVTDDVYKDRKGQGLSAASGVDIALWDVAGKHHGVPVYRLLGGPVDGDLKPYASDLFWQDAETMAERAGSYVDRGFAGVKTHLGRGIDADEERVAAMRDAIGDAALMVDMNCGYDRPDARRVGRMLAEYDVYWYEEPLSPYDVDGLAGLRDELSVPIAAGENEYTKWGFHDLFAADAVDYAMPDVMRCGGITEATKICTLAETYGTVVTPHCFTTGVGLAATMHVMAASPACEWLEFDPTDFPVYGSLFETPPELDDGRIALPEDPGLGVSLDEDVIGAFRVE is encoded by the coding sequence ATGCAGATCACCGACGTACGGGTCGAGCGGATCGAGGTACCGCTGGAGCGACCGCTGGGCGTCTCGCGGGATCGATCGATGGACGTCCGCGGTGCTGCCTTCGTCGTCGTCGAGACGGACGCGGGGATCACGGGCCTCGGCGAGGGCGTCGGCCCGGAGTCGCACATCGTCGAGCACATCGTCGAGGAGAAGTACGCCCCGCGCCTGATCGGTGAGGACCCACTCGACATCGAGCGTCACTGGCAGGCGATGGTGACCGACGACGTGTACAAGGACCGCAAAGGACAGGGCCTCTCGGCCGCCAGCGGCGTCGACATCGCGCTCTGGGACGTCGCGGGCAAACACCACGGCGTCCCCGTCTACCGACTGCTCGGTGGCCCGGTCGACGGCGACTTGAAACCGTACGCGAGCGATCTGTTCTGGCAGGACGCCGAGACGATGGCCGAGCGAGCGGGGTCGTACGTCGACCGCGGGTTCGCGGGCGTGAAGACCCACCTCGGTCGCGGCATCGACGCCGACGAGGAGCGCGTGGCGGCGATGCGCGACGCCATCGGCGACGCCGCCCTGATGGTCGACATGAACTGCGGATACGACCGACCAGACGCGCGCCGGGTCGGCCGGATGCTCGCGGAGTACGACGTCTACTGGTACGAGGAGCCGCTGTCGCCGTACGACGTGGACGGACTGGCGGGCCTCCGGGACGAACTCTCGGTACCCATCGCCGCCGGCGAGAACGAGTACACGAAGTGGGGCTTTCACGACCTCTTCGCGGCCGACGCCGTCGACTACGCGATGCCCGACGTGATGCGCTGTGGCGGCATCACGGAGGCGACGAAGATCTGTACGCTCGCGGAGACGTACGGCACGGTCGTCACCCCCCACTGTTTCACCACTGGCGTCGGCCTCGCGGCGACCATGCACGTGATGGCGGCGTCGCCGGCCTGCGAGTGGCTGGAGTTCGATCCCACCGACTTCCCGGTGTACGGGTCGCTGTTCGAGACGCCGCCGGAACTCGACGACGGGCGGATCGCCTTGCCCGAGGACCCCGGCCTCGGTGTCTCCCTCGATGAGGACGTGATCGGGGCGTTCCGCGTGGAGTAA
- the aspS gene encoding aspartate--tRNA(Asn) ligase, giving the protein MEHRTHAADVAAGETATVAGWVHEIRDLGGIAFLILRDRTGKLQIKFEKDEMDDGLVETGLGVHRESVVSVSGAVEEEPRAPTGLEMVPDSVEVLAEADPELPLDPSGKVDAELPTRLDNRTLDLRKPEVKAIFEIRSEILRSVREYFRSVGSTEINTPKIVATGTEGGTELFPITYFGKEAFMNQSPQLFKQLMVGSGLERVFEIGPIFRAEEHNTPRHLNEATMIDFESAFVDHHEAMDVCEGTLKAAYAGVAENCEAELDLLGYEDFEAPDEDFPRLTYEEAIERVNATGELDEQLVWGDDLSTEAEKALGSDVGGHYFITDWPSEIKPFYIQDYDDDPQLSKGFDLMHPRMELVSGGQREHRYDELVAGFEQQGLDPEQFDYYTRMFKYGMPPHAGWAYGVERLVMTMLGLDNIREAVLFPRDRQRLSP; this is encoded by the coding sequence ATGGAACACCGAACCCACGCGGCCGACGTCGCCGCCGGCGAGACGGCAACGGTCGCCGGCTGGGTCCACGAGATTCGGGACCTCGGTGGCATCGCCTTCCTGATTCTCCGGGACAGAACCGGCAAGCTCCAGATCAAATTCGAGAAAGACGAGATGGACGACGGACTGGTCGAGACGGGTCTCGGCGTCCACCGCGAGAGCGTCGTCTCGGTTTCCGGTGCCGTCGAGGAGGAACCACGCGCGCCGACGGGCCTGGAGATGGTGCCCGACTCGGTCGAGGTGCTGGCTGAGGCGGACCCCGAACTCCCCCTCGATCCTTCGGGGAAGGTCGACGCCGAACTGCCGACGCGGCTGGACAACCGGACGCTCGACCTCCGCAAGCCCGAGGTGAAGGCCATCTTCGAGATCCGGAGCGAGATCCTGCGTTCGGTCCGGGAGTACTTCCGCTCGGTCGGTTCGACGGAGATCAACACGCCGAAGATAGTCGCCACCGGTACTGAGGGCGGCACCGAACTCTTCCCGATCACCTACTTCGGGAAGGAGGCGTTCATGAACCAGTCGCCACAGCTGTTCAAACAGTTGATGGTCGGCAGCGGTCTCGAACGCGTCTTCGAGATCGGCCCCATCTTCCGGGCCGAGGAGCACAACACGCCCCGGCACCTCAACGAGGCGACGATGATCGACTTCGAGTCGGCGTTCGTCGACCACCACGAGGCGATGGACGTCTGTGAGGGGACCCTCAAGGCGGCCTACGCGGGCGTCGCCGAGAACTGCGAGGCGGAACTGGACCTCCTCGGCTACGAGGACTTCGAGGCGCCGGACGAGGACTTCCCGCGACTCACCTACGAGGAGGCCATCGAGCGGGTCAACGCCACGGGCGAACTCGACGAGCAACTCGTCTGGGGCGACGACCTGTCAACCGAGGCCGAGAAGGCGCTCGGTTCGGACGTCGGCGGTCACTACTTCATCACCGACTGGCCCTCCGAGATCAAGCCGTTCTACATCCAGGACTACGACGACGACCCGCAGCTGTCGAAGGGGTTCGACCTGATGCATCCGCGGATGGAACTCGTCTCGGGGGGACAGCGCGAACACCGCTACGACGAACTCGTCGCCGGCTTCGAACAGCAGGGGCTCGATCCCGAGCAGTTCGACTACTACACCCGCATGTTCAAATACGGGATGCCGCCCCACGCCGGGTGGGCCTACGGCGTCGAACGCCTCGTGATGACGATGCTGGGGCTGGACAACATCCGCGAGGCGGTGTTGTTCCCGCGAGACAGGCAGCGTCTGAGCCCGTAG
- a CDS encoding pantoate kinase, with the protein MSEQSRADGAAAFVPGHVTGFFSPSPNDDPARAGSRGAGLTLSDGVRVAVRPVDGHGASRIALDGEGLSMAAVETVLEGLGVADRARVVAESDLPLGTGFGVSGAMALGTALAANRAFDRERSANALVTLAHRAEVVAGTGLGDVVAQARGGVPIRLAPGAPVHGRLDAVPDRARVEYLSLGDLSTTDVLAGDTDRLAVAGEDALSRLLDRPTLPTLLSESRRFAGETGLVTDRLADVLAAVDDAGGRASMAMLGETVFALGSGLTDAGYDVSACRICDAGAHLVARD; encoded by the coding sequence ATGAGCGAGCAGTCACGGGCCGACGGCGCGGCCGCGTTCGTCCCCGGTCACGTCACCGGCTTTTTCAGCCCTTCTCCCAACGACGACCCGGCGCGTGCCGGATCGCGGGGGGCCGGGCTGACCCTCTCGGACGGCGTCCGGGTGGCGGTGCGGCCGGTCGACGGCCACGGTGCCTCCCGGATCGCCCTCGACGGCGAGGGGCTCTCGATGGCGGCCGTCGAGACGGTGCTGGAGGGGTTGGGAGTGGCCGATCGGGCGCGGGTCGTCGCGGAGAGCGACCTTCCCCTCGGGACGGGCTTCGGCGTCTCGGGGGCGATGGCGCTCGGGACGGCGCTCGCGGCGAACAGGGCCTTCGACCGGGAGCGGTCGGCGAACGCGCTCGTGACCCTCGCCCACCGGGCCGAGGTGGTCGCGGGGACGGGGCTCGGCGACGTGGTCGCCCAGGCCCGCGGCGGGGTACCGATCCGCCTCGCCCCCGGTGCGCCGGTACACGGGCGGCTGGACGCCGTGCCGGACCGGGCACGCGTCGAGTATCTCTCCCTCGGCGACCTCTCGACGACGGACGTTCTCGCCGGCGATACCGACCGACTGGCCGTCGCCGGCGAGGACGCCCTGTCGCGACTGCTCGACCGGCCGACGCTCCCGACGCTGCTTTCCGAATCCCGCCGTTTCGCCGGCGAGACGGGGCTGGTGACCGACCGGCTCGCGGACGTGCTCGCCGCCGTCGACGACGCCGGCGGCCGTGCCTCGATGGCGATGCTCGGGGAGACGGTGTTCGCGCTCGGATCGGGACTCACGGACGCCGGCTACGACGTGTCGGCCTGTCGGATCTGTGACGCCGGCGCCCACCTCGTGGCCCGTGACTGA